CGGCGAGGTAGTCGTCATAGCTCATGATCGGATCCCGGAGGGCGGATCGTCAGCGGGTACGGTCCCATCGCATGGGGTCGCTATCGTTATCCGGGTCCTACGTCGAGCCCGGCGCTCGGGGCGGTGAGCGTCGCCCGTGGGGGCGGGTCGTCGGAGTCGCTATGGGGGTAATCGGAGCATAACTATCGCCCGCGGTCGCCGTGGCTACGACGACCCGATGATCCGTTCGTACATCCGACAGGGCCGAACTCGACTGGGAATCGAACGCCGCAGGCTGGCGTTCCGAACCGGCAGCGAGTCCCGCCCGGTCGATCCGGCGCGGATCCGGCGGGCGCTCGATCCCGACAGCCACCTGCTGTTTTGTTGTACGGGTAACATCTGCCGGAGCCCGCTGGCTGAACGATACCTCCGTGAACGAGCCGACAGCGGAGGACTGACAGCCGACTCGGCGGGCCTCCTCGACCGGGCGGGACGCCCCAGCCCCGACCTCGCGGTGGCCGCCGCCGCCGAGTACGGGGTCGACCTCTCGGAGCACCGCTCGCGGCCCGTCTCGCGCGAGCGCATCGACAGCAGCGACCTCGTGTTCGTCATGGACGCGCGCAACTACCACGCCTTCGCCGGGCGCTTCGAGGACGCGCTCTCGAAGACCTACCTCCTCAAGCCCGTCCTCGAACGCGACGACGAGCACGGCGACGTCGAGATCGAGGACCCCCACCGCACCGACGCCGAGACGTTCCGGCGGGTGTTCGGCGAGGTTGTCGACGCGGTCGAGGAACTGCTCCGGGTGGCCGGGTCGTGAGCGTCGTCGTCCCGGGCATCGACACCCCGAGCAGCACGGCGGTCGTACGCTCGCTGGGCCGTCGAGGGATCGGGGTCATCGTCGCCGAACACGGCGAGTCCCCGGCGGGCGCCTCGAAGTACTGCGACCTCCGGATCACCGTCCCGTCGCCCCACGAGGACTACGAGGGCTACGCCGAGGCGCTGCTCGCGCTCGCGAGGTGCCCCGAGACGGAGACGGTCGTCCCGCTCCGCGAGACCGACGTCTACGCGCTCTCGACCCGGCGCGGGGAGTTCTCCCCGCACGTCGCGACGCCGTGGCCCGACCGCACGACGGTCAAAATGGCCCAAGACCGCCTCCGGCTGTTCGAGGTCGCGCGGGCGGCCGGCCTCCGCGTCCCCCAAACCGACCGCATCGAGGAGTACGACGGGTGGGACGTCCCGACCGTGATCAAGCCTCGCTACTCGGTCCTCGAAACCGAGGGACGACTGGTCGAGCCGTCGGTGCGCCTCCTCTCCCGTGGCTCCGAACCCGACCGCGAGGCGCTGTGTACGGCGATGGGTCACGCCCCGCTCGTCCAGGCGTACGTCCCCGGCACCGAGGAGCTGGGTTTTTTCGCCCTGTTCGATCACGGACGGCCGCTCGCGACCTTCCAACACCGCCGCCGGCGCAGCTACCACTACACCGGCGGCGCGAGCGTCTACCGGGAGGCCATCGATGACCCCGCGGTCGAATCGGCAGGGTTGGCGCTGCTCCGTGCGCTCGGGTGGCACGGGCCCGCGATGGTCGAGTTCAAGCGCGACGCGCGCGACGGCGAGCTGGTTCTCATGGAGGTCAACCCCCGCTTTTGGGGCTCGCTCGCGCTTTCGATCCACGCCGGCGTCGATTTCCCGTACCACTACTACCGGCTCGCGACGGACGACCCGATCGAGCGCGCGCCAAGCTACGAGACCGGCGTCGCCTCCCACGTCCTGCACGGCGAGTTGGTCTACCTCATGAGCCTGCTCGGGCAGGTGGACTCGCCCGGCGAGCGCCCGCCATTGGGTTCCGAACTCGTGGCGGTGGCCCGATCGCTCGCGAGCCAACCGAACTTCGATTACTGCTCGCTCGACGACCCGCGACCGTTCCTCGTCGATCTGAACCACACGGCACGGACGATGCTCGAACGAGTACGACGATCCTAACGGGCGGGCCCGCGGATCGGGCGGACCGTCGCGCTTACCGCCGTCGATACGGTGTCAATAACAACCCTCTCATGGTGCGTGTGGACAACTGCCGTGGACGGTACGACGTCCCCACGGCAGAGCCCTGATCGTGACCGGGCCCCGTTTCCCGCACCCGCACGTGTGCGGGTGCTTGACCTTCCCGACGCATCGCTCTCGAACCCACATGGCCCGACGGACGACCCGGGCAGCCGCCCGGGATCGGCCGGCGTTTTTTTATCCAAAAGCCCGTCAGCGGGCGGCGGGTCGCTTGGCGACGAGTTTGTAGCCGCTCCGGTCGATCCCGAGGAGGTCCTCGATGCGCTCGACGCCGAGGCTGCCGTCGAACGGGCGGGCGGTGATCGACTCGCTGATCACGTCACAGGGCTCGAAGCCGGCGGCCTCGAGGGCCGTGACGAACTCGCGGTATTCGGCGTCGCTCAGCAGGTGGGGATGGAGTTCGACGAACAACACGAGCGGCCCGCTCGCGGCCAGCACCGACTCCATCCCCCGAAGGATCTCGGTCTCGTAGCCCTCGACGTCCATCCGGACGACGGCGATCGAGTCGGGGTCGATCCCGTTCTCGTCGAGGTAGTCGTCGACCGACCAGACGTCGACAGTGCGGGTCTCGCCGGTCAGCGAGAGCGCTTTCGCGTAGTTCCGGCCCCCGTCGGACGCCAGTCGGTTGCGATTCGAGTGCGAGGAGCGTTCGAGGACGGCTCGTCCGGTCGTCGGACCGATCGCGGCCGGATCAATGCGGATGCGATCGGAGTAGCCGTTGCGCGCGAGGTTCTCGCGGAGCAGCGGCAGGTTCCGCGAGTCGGGTTCGAAGGCGTGGATCTCCGCGCGTGGACCCAGCGCGCGGGCTTCTATCAGCGCGAAGTAGCCGATGTTGGCCCCGATCTCGAGGACACGAATCGGGCCGTCGATCTCGCCCCGAAGCGCCCGGAGTTCGCGCTCGAAACGCTCGACCGTGGTCTGTTCGCGGGTACCATAGAGGAACAGCTCCCGGGAGAGCCCGTCGTCGGTCAAATCGAGCGCCATCTCCAGGCCGTCGATCGAACACACCGACGTCCGGCCCGTCCGGGCCAAACGGCGCAGGTAGCGGTCGTAGGGGCTCCAGCCGGTCACACCGGCGACGGCGTAGCTCGCGAGCGCACCGAGACGCCGCCGGCGCGCGAGCAGCGCCGTCTCGCTGATCTTCGTCTTGGCGAAGCGCCCGATCAGCGAGGGGTTGCGAACCGCCCGCCGTAGCCGGTCGAGCAGGATCATAGTTCCTCGATCAGGGCCGCGGTGAGTCGCGCGACCTCGTCGCGCACGGCGACCGAGCGTTCGCGATCCGGCCGCGCGTCCCGGTCGTCGAGCGAGTCCATGTACTCGAGGATCGCGTCGGGCTCGCGCGAGTGATAGAGTCGCCCTTCCTCGCGGAGCTGACGATCGACGGAGAGCAACGGTCCCGGGAAAAAGGAGACCGCGGGCTTGTCCATGCAGGCGGCCTCTCGAGCCATCGTCCCCGAGCCCGTGAGCACGCAGCGGGCGTTCCACGCCAGTTCGCGCCCGTCGAGGGGCGCGTCGGGCACGTACACCCGGTCGTCGGGGTAGCCCCGCGCGAGGCGCTCGTCGCCCCGGCCCCGCGGGAGGTAGACCACGTCGTACCCGCGCGCGAGTGCCCCGTCGAGCAGGTCCAACACGAGCGTGCCCTCGCGTTCGTCGACGTAGGCCGCCGTCAGGGCCTCGGGCCTGATCAGGAGATACTCCGAGACGGGCAGACGCTCGGGGAACCGGGGATCGGGCTCGAAGCCCGCGACCGAGAGGTCCTCCTTGTAGCCGTCGTAGGTGTGGATCCGATCGGTGGTGATTCCCCAGCGGGTCAGCTCCTCGGTCCGGAAGGCGCTGGGGACGACGCTGTGGGTCGCGCTGGCTTCGATCCGGTTGTAGAGGCGTTCTGCGACCAGCCCGTCGGCGTAGGCCGTGATGTCGTTGTCGGTGAAATGGATCGAGGGCACCCCCCGACAGCGCGAGGCCAGTACGCACATCGCGTTGCGCGCCGACAACGAGACGTCACACGCGGGCGTCCCGAGCGCGAGCTGGGCCGTCCGAACGACGATCCCGGCCTTCCGGAGCCGCGGCGTCCCGGCGTCCCGGCCGATCACCCGGCCGTCGAAGCCGGCCGTCCGACCCAGCGCGACGGTCTCGGTCTTCTCCCGAAACGTCGGCTCGACCGAGAGTTCGGGGAGCCCCGAGAGTAGTCCCTCGAAGAAGAAGGGATGCGAGGGGCTCGCGAGGTCGACCCACGCGACGCGCTCGCCGTCGAGCGCTGCGGGGCGCGATTCCTTCGCTTTGGTGGTGGATGAAGTAATCACGCTTTCCACGTCGTCTGAGCCGGGCATTGTTATCCGCGCCTTACCGCCGCTCGACGGCCGGCTGCCACGATTTCGCCGTTCTCCGGAGGTACGACGCCAGCGCGAGACACATCCAGCCCTGGCTCCAGCGGATGTAGGGCGTCCGATCCGTCAGGAATCGACCCCGCTGTCGGTAGAAGTACCCCTCCGAGTCATACAGGTTCGACAGCGTCCACGCGAGGACGCGCTCGGCGATGGCCGTGCTCTCGGCGCGCGGGCGGGCGAACGTGATGACGGCCTGTGCGGCGGCGTGGACGTCCTGCGGGTAGGGTCGGTCGTGTTCGTATCGGGGCGCACCGTCGGGCTCGAACAGCGCCTCGCGGTAGAAATCCAGCCCCCGCTCGTAGGCCCGCTCGACACCCTCGGCCGGTTGGCGGGCCGCCATGTACCGGTCGAGCGATTCGACGACGAAGCCGGTGTGGAAGTTGTCGTGTGAGATGTGCGAGCGTTCGGGCGGGCTGGCGTAGTACCACGCTCCGTCCTCGACCTGCTGGTCGCAGACGAACTCGGCCAGTCGGTCCGCCCGGTGACCCAGCCCGCCGTCGTCGGTGTGGGCCGCCACCTCGGCGAAAAAGCCCGCCGCCAGCGCGTTGACGTTGACCACCACGAACGAGTCGTAGGGCGTGTAGGCGTAGACGCGATAGCCGTCGACGCGCTCCTGGCCGATCTCACACCGGACGAACCGACAGACGCCACTCGCCACCTCGAGGGCGCGGTCGTCGCCGGTGACCTCGTAGTACCTGAGAAACGCCCGCCCGCAGAAGACGCTCACGACGATCGAAGGGTGATACGCCGGCAGGAAGAACTCCCGACCGTTCTGCCAGTCGAAGTTGTACCCCCAACTGGGTTCGGTCGAAGCCGGCGAGGTGTTGCGAAGCAGCCAGTCGAGGAGCTCGGTCGCGGACGAGAGGTGCGTCTCCTCGCCGGTCACCTCGTAGAGGTCGAGATACGCAAGCGCGAACAGGGCGATCCCCTTCGGGTTCCGTTCCGTTGCGATCCCGGCGATCGGGCGGACGTTGAACGGTGCGATCCGCACGGCGTGAAGCGTACAGAGGCGAAACAGCCAGTTGCCGTCCGGCAGGACCGACGAACTGAGCCCGTCGTAGGGGTCCCAGCCCGCGTAATCGTTCTCCCGGGCCCACTCGAGGGCCGTCTCACACCGGTCGGTGATCGTCACCAGATCGATCTCCGGGTCGCTCATCCGTCCACCTCCGGCGTCGGGTCGCGGGCACCGAGGTCGGCGTCAGGACCGAAAGCGCTGAGGACGCGGGCGGACACGTGGAGGGGAGATCGGCGTTCGGGGCGGGTGTGAAACATGGTATCGGTGGTCAGCGGGGCGGTCCCGCGGAATACCGGTCCGATGGGTGTCCCCACCCCTTGTTATCCCTCGCTTACGGCACCAGCGCGGGAAAAACGCCGGACGGCGAGCGTCAGACGTTATTTTTGATTATAGAAATATTAGATATATAGTGAATAGTGTTCCCTAGTAGATACGAATGATTACAGACATACTATTGTTCTTGACACGGCCGTCATCGGGTGAAAGCCGACGGGAAC
The DNA window shown above is from Halalkalicoccus jeotgali B3 and carries:
- a CDS encoding arsenate reductase/protein-tyrosine-phosphatase family protein, which translates into the protein MIRSYIRQGRTRLGIERRRLAFRTGSESRPVDPARIRRALDPDSHLLFCCTGNICRSPLAERYLRERADSGGLTADSAGLLDRAGRPSPDLAVAAAAEYGVDLSEHRSRPVSRERIDSSDLVFVMDARNYHAFAGRFEDALSKTYLLKPVLERDDEHGDVEIEDPHRTDAETFRRVFGEVVDAVEELLRVAGS
- a CDS encoding carboxylate--amine ligase, whose amino-acid sequence is MSVVVPGIDTPSSTAVVRSLGRRGIGVIVAEHGESPAGASKYCDLRITVPSPHEDYEGYAEALLALARCPETETVVPLRETDVYALSTRRGEFSPHVATPWPDRTTVKMAQDRLRLFEVARAAGLRVPQTDRIEEYDGWDVPTVIKPRYSVLETEGRLVEPSVRLLSRGSEPDREALCTAMGHAPLVQAYVPGTEELGFFALFDHGRPLATFQHRRRRSYHYTGGASVYREAIDDPAVESAGLALLRALGWHGPAMVEFKRDARDGELVLMEVNPRFWGSLALSIHAGVDFPYHYYRLATDDPIERAPSYETGVASHVLHGELVYLMSLLGQVDSPGERPPLGSELVAVARSLASQPNFDYCSLDDPRPFLVDLNHTARTMLERVRRS
- a CDS encoding FkbM family methyltransferase, whose amino-acid sequence is MILLDRLRRAVRNPSLIGRFAKTKISETALLARRRRLGALASYAVAGVTGWSPYDRYLRRLARTGRTSVCSIDGLEMALDLTDDGLSRELFLYGTREQTTVERFERELRALRGEIDGPIRVLEIGANIGYFALIEARALGPRAEIHAFEPDSRNLPLLRENLARNGYSDRIRIDPAAIGPTTGRAVLERSSHSNRNRLASDGGRNYAKALSLTGETRTVDVWSVDDYLDENGIDPDSIAVVRMDVEGYETEILRGMESVLAASGPLVLFVELHPHLLSDAEYREFVTALEAAGFEPCDVISESITARPFDGSLGVERIEDLLGIDRSGYKLVAKRPAAR
- a CDS encoding DUF354 domain-containing protein, whose protein sequence is MPGSDDVESVITSSTTKAKESRPAALDGERVAWVDLASPSHPFFFEGLLSGLPELSVEPTFREKTETVALGRTAGFDGRVIGRDAGTPRLRKAGIVVRTAQLALGTPACDVSLSARNAMCVLASRCRGVPSIHFTDNDITAYADGLVAERLYNRIEASATHSVVPSAFRTEELTRWGITTDRIHTYDGYKEDLSVAGFEPDPRFPERLPVSEYLLIRPEALTAAYVDEREGTLVLDLLDGALARGYDVVYLPRGRGDERLARGYPDDRVYVPDAPLDGRELAWNARCVLTGSGTMAREAACMDKPAVSFFPGPLLSVDRQLREEGRLYHSREPDAILEYMDSLDDRDARPDRERSVAVRDEVARLTAALIEEL